In the Ilumatobacteraceae bacterium genome, one interval contains:
- the trpE gene encoding anthranilate synthase component I, whose protein sequence is MKIQPSRAEFRALAAEHNIVPVWTEVLGDLETPVAAFAKLVGDEPGFLLESVEHGERWSRFSFVGRNPSATLLLRDGVLEVTGDLPTGIPTDQGMLAAIEALLETYTSPAFDELPPMHGGIMGYLGYDVIREVEHLPDVPNDDHGLPDAIMSVIGSLAAFDHWKQRIYMIESVPTHGLTDRQLDDAYDAASARVHMGVDRLAQPLPYLPVEPPTKDDVLPDLQSSMPNGMYQRAVEVAKEYILDGDIFQVVLAQRYDIELDADPFDVYRVLRQVNPSPYMYFLRNPEITIVGSSPEPMVQLLDRKVVSRPIAGTRKRGATDEHDRRLAAELIEHPKERAEHVMLVDLARNDVGRVAKFGTVHPDELMTLEKYSHVMHLTSQVSGDLRDELGPIDVLRATLPAGTVSGAPKVRAMEIIDELEPVKRGPYAGVVGYVDWSGNLDTAIAIRTMFIRPDGKIASLQAGAGIVADSVPDDEDLECRNKAAGLLAAIPAARRMTAARRAAGTSA, encoded by the coding sequence GTGAAGATCCAACCGTCACGCGCCGAGTTCCGGGCGCTGGCCGCCGAGCACAACATCGTCCCGGTGTGGACCGAGGTGCTCGGCGACCTCGAGACGCCGGTCGCGGCATTCGCGAAGCTGGTCGGTGACGAACCGGGATTCCTGCTCGAATCGGTCGAGCACGGTGAGCGTTGGAGCCGCTTCTCGTTCGTCGGTCGCAATCCGTCGGCCACGTTGCTCCTGCGCGACGGCGTCCTCGAGGTCACCGGTGACCTGCCGACCGGCATCCCCACCGATCAGGGGATGCTCGCTGCGATCGAGGCGCTGCTCGAGACCTACACCAGCCCTGCGTTCGACGAGTTGCCCCCGATGCACGGCGGGATCATGGGGTACCTCGGGTACGACGTGATCCGTGAGGTCGAACACCTCCCGGACGTGCCGAACGACGATCACGGCCTGCCCGACGCGATCATGAGCGTGATCGGGTCGCTGGCGGCGTTCGACCACTGGAAGCAGCGGATCTACATGATCGAGAGCGTGCCGACGCACGGGCTCACCGATCGGCAACTCGACGACGCCTACGACGCTGCCTCGGCGCGGGTCCACATGGGCGTCGACCGGCTCGCCCAGCCGCTGCCGTACCTGCCCGTCGAGCCCCCCACGAAGGACGACGTGCTGCCCGACCTGCAGTCGTCGATGCCGAACGGCATGTACCAGCGGGCGGTCGAGGTGGCGAAGGAGTACATCCTCGACGGCGACATCTTCCAGGTGGTGCTGGCGCAACGCTACGACATCGAACTCGACGCCGACCCGTTCGACGTGTACCGGGTGCTCCGCCAGGTCAACCCGAGCCCCTACATGTACTTCCTGCGGAACCCCGAGATCACGATCGTCGGGTCGTCGCCCGAGCCGATGGTGCAGCTCCTCGACCGCAAGGTCGTGTCGCGGCCGATCGCAGGCACCCGCAAGCGGGGTGCGACCGACGAACACGACCGCCGACTCGCCGCGGAGCTGATCGAACACCCCAAGGAGCGCGCCGAGCACGTGATGCTGGTCGACCTCGCCCGCAACGACGTGGGTCGAGTCGCCAAATTCGGCACCGTGCACCCCGACGAGCTCATGACGCTCGAGAAGTACAGCCACGTGATGCACCTCACGTCGCAGGTGTCGGGCGACCTGCGCGACGAACTCGGCCCGATCGACGTGCTGCGCGCCACGCTGCCCGCCGGCACCGTCAGCGGAGCGCCCAAGGTGCGGGCGATGGAGATCATCGACGAACTCGAACCCGTGAAGCGGGGCCCGTACGCGGGCGTCGTCGGCTACGTCGACTGGTCGGGCAACCTCGATACGGCGATCGCCATCCGCACCATGTTCATCCGGCCCGACGGCAAGATCGCGAGCCTGCAGGCCGGCGCGGGCATCGTCGCCGACAGCGTGCCCGACGACGAAGACCTCGAGTGTCGCAACAAGGCCGCCGGTCTGCTGGCGGCCATCCCGGCCGCGCGTCGGATGACGGCCGCTCGTCGAGCTGCCGGAACCAGCGCCTGA
- a CDS encoding M50 family metallopeptidase codes for MFRLLGFDVHVRSGFILFTALIVFLYRDAFGVWLAGAIAVLTLLHELGHAVAARRAGCQAEISLDFLAGYTSFRPTAELSRRQRALISVAGPFTQIAISLVVLVAMGVDPTSLDSVRQSDAAAAIWWAGPAIGALNLIPVLPLDGGHLAQTGLEVFVGKRAMRVMAIASVVITAGAAVLMYASGRTGFVIFIAFLLFNQIQIVQATSGKPGSSVDRSVDVETAAWETGRPGVLEPGQRLSPWFEAHRAVLQGDPGGAMGVVLADLRSAKQGRWIPPVAATREQLSAVVETLPHDLPSAGNEYSARVLSEILLAVGRAQQAGDYAAATFSSHRSSMLATVVARAAAQLGDDGNALRWLGAAAETAITETDGHRRLLARTMDVSPEFERLRSDGAYVTLRGELV; via the coding sequence ATGTTCCGGCTCCTCGGGTTCGACGTCCACGTCCGATCCGGGTTCATCCTGTTCACCGCCCTGATCGTGTTCCTCTATCGCGACGCGTTCGGGGTCTGGCTCGCCGGAGCGATCGCGGTGCTCACCCTGCTCCACGAGCTCGGACACGCGGTCGCTGCCCGCCGCGCCGGCTGCCAGGCGGAGATCTCGCTCGATTTCCTTGCCGGCTACACCTCGTTTCGACCGACCGCCGAGCTCTCGCGCAGGCAGCGGGCGCTGATCTCGGTGGCGGGTCCGTTCACGCAGATCGCGATCAGCCTGGTCGTCCTGGTCGCCATGGGGGTCGACCCGACGTCACTCGACAGCGTGCGCCAGTCCGACGCCGCGGCGGCGATCTGGTGGGCGGGTCCGGCGATCGGTGCTCTCAACTTGATCCCGGTGCTGCCGCTCGACGGCGGACACCTCGCCCAGACCGGGCTCGAGGTCTTCGTCGGCAAACGGGCGATGCGTGTGATGGCGATCGCCAGCGTCGTCATCACCGCCGGTGCCGCTGTCCTGATGTACGCATCGGGTCGGACCGGGTTCGTGATCTTCATCGCCTTCCTCCTGTTCAACCAGATCCAGATCGTCCAGGCGACGTCCGGCAAGCCCGGCAGCAGCGTCGACCGGTCGGTCGACGTCGAGACGGCGGCCTGGGAGACCGGGCGCCCCGGCGTGCTCGAACCCGGCCAGCGGCTGTCGCCCTGGTTCGAGGCCCATCGAGCCGTCCTCCAGGGCGACCCGGGTGGAGCGATGGGCGTGGTGCTCGCCGATCTCCGCTCGGCCAAGCAGGGTCGGTGGATCCCTCCCGTCGCCGCCACGCGGGAGCAGCTGTCGGCGGTGGTCGAGACACTCCCCCACGATCTGCCGTCCGCCGGCAACGAGTACAGCGCCCGGGTGCTCTCCGAGATCCTGCTCGCCGTCGGCCGGGCCCAACAGGCGGGCGACTACGCGGCCGCCACGTTCTCGTCGCACCGATCATCGATGTTGGCCACGGTGGTGGCGAGGGCAGCGGCCCAACTCGGCGACGACGGCAATGCGCTGCGCTGGCTCGGCGCCGCCGCCGAGACCGCGATCACCGAAACCGACGGCCATCGCCGCCTCCTCGCGCGCACGATGGACGTCTCGCCGGAGTTCGAACGGCTGCGGTCGGACGGCGCCTACGTCACGCTCCGCGGCGAACTCGTCTGA